The proteins below come from a single Streptococcus hyointestinalis genomic window:
- a CDS encoding C69 family dipeptidase: MACTTILVGKKASYDGSTLIARTEDSQNGEFTPKKFIVVNPEDQPRHYKSVLSTFEIDLPDNPMRYTSVPDALGKDGIWGEAGINAVNVAMSATETITTNARVLGADPLVPSGIGEEDMLTLVLPYIHSAREGVELLGSILEKYGTYESNGIAFSDCDEIWWLETIGGHHWIARRVPDDAYVTNPNQLGIDYFEFNNPSDYLHSSDLRDFIAKHHLDLTYSNEHFNPRYAFGSQRDKDRHYNTPRSWAIQRFLNPEIEQDPKSFFIPWCQKPYRKVTVEDVKYVLSNHYQDTIFDPYGPEGDAVSQKAFRPIGINRTSQTAILQLRPNQPHETTGIQWLSYGSMPFATSVPFFTQVTKTPDYFANTSENVSTDSFYWTSRLIAGLADAHFHQHEGQLDDYIEKTMAQGHAMIGKVDAALAADETVDFEAENQAMSDYIQEETQKLLNKVLFDSSNLMTNRFSVSD, from the coding sequence ATGGCTTGTACGACGATTTTAGTTGGGAAAAAAGCGTCTTATGACGGCTCAACCCTTATCGCTAGAACAGAGGATTCGCAAAACGGTGAATTTACACCTAAAAAGTTTATTGTAGTCAATCCAGAGGACCAACCTCGCCACTACAAATCTGTCTTATCCACTTTTGAGATAGATTTACCAGACAATCCTATGCGTTACACTTCCGTACCAGATGCTCTAGGCAAAGACGGTATTTGGGGTGAAGCAGGGATTAACGCTGTGAATGTTGCCATGAGTGCGACTGAGACCATCACGACAAATGCTAGAGTGCTTGGTGCTGACCCCTTGGTGCCATCAGGAATTGGTGAGGAAGATATGCTGACACTGGTTCTTCCATATATTCATAGTGCACGTGAGGGTGTTGAGCTTCTGGGTTCTATTTTGGAAAAATACGGAACCTATGAGAGTAATGGGATTGCTTTTTCAGATTGTGATGAGATTTGGTGGCTTGAGACGATTGGTGGACACCACTGGATTGCTAGACGTGTCCCAGATGACGCTTATGTGACCAACCCTAACCAACTCGGCATTGACTATTTTGAGTTTAATAATCCTAGCGACTACCTTCATTCTAGCGATCTTCGTGATTTCATTGCCAAACACCACTTAGACTTGACCTATTCAAATGAGCACTTTAATCCACGCTACGCTTTTGGTAGCCAACGTGATAAAGACAGACATTACAATACCCCAAGAAGCTGGGCAATTCAGCGCTTTTTAAACCCAGAAATTGAGCAAGATCCTAAGAGCTTTTTCATTCCTTGGTGCCAAAAACCGTATCGCAAGGTAACCGTTGAGGATGTCAAGTATGTGCTCAGCAACCACTATCAAGACACGATTTTTGATCCTTATGGACCAGAAGGAGATGCTGTTAGTCAAAAAGCCTTTCGTCCAATTGGTATCAATCGCACCAGCCAGACAGCGATTTTACAGCTGCGTCCAAATCAACCTCACGAAACAACAGGTATCCAATGGCTTTCCTACGGGTCAATGCCATTTGCGACCTCAGTTCCTTTCTTCACGCAGGTCACTAAAACGCCAGATTACTTTGCCAATACAAGTGAAAATGTCTCAACAGATAGTTTTTACTGGACAAGCCGCTTGATTGCAGGTCTAGCAGACGCTCACTTCCATCAGCATGAAGGACAGCTTGATGACTATATTGAAAAAACTATGGCACAAGGTCATGCTATGATTGGTAAAGTAGATGCTGCGCTAGCTGCAGATGAAACAGTTGACTTTGAAGCAGAAAACCAAGCAATGAGCGACTATATTCAAGAGGAAACGCAAAAGCTGTTAAATAAAGTCTTATTTGACTCTAGCAACCTAATGACAAATCGTTTCTCTGTTAGCGACTAA
- the whiA gene encoding DNA-binding protein WhiA, giving the protein MSFTTTVKEELLSLPIQDKSELSAIIKLSGSLGLTSNGLTLSITSENAKIARHIYQLLEHYYTSQPEIKYHYKTNLRKNRVYTVFVDKDVETILADLQLADSFFGLETGIEAHILEDDDSGRSYLKGAFLATGTVRDPDSGKYQLEIFSVYQDHAEDLASLMQKFMLDAKVIAHKSGAVTYLQKAEDIMDFFLVVGALKAKESFEEVKILRETRNDLNRANNAETANIARTVTASMKTINNIIKIMDTIGFDSLPSDLRQVAQVRVAHPDYSIQQIADSLDIAITKSGVNHRLRKINKIAEEL; this is encoded by the coding sequence ATGAGTTTTACAACGACAGTCAAAGAAGAATTGCTCAGCCTTCCCATCCAAGATAAAAGTGAACTCTCAGCCATTATCAAGCTCTCAGGAAGCCTTGGCTTGACTAGCAACGGCTTGACCCTATCCATCACCAGTGAAAATGCTAAAATTGCAAGACACATTTATCAGTTGTTAGAGCATTACTACACCAGTCAGCCAGAGATTAAGTACCACTACAAGACCAATTTGCGTAAAAATCGTGTCTACACGGTTTTTGTGGATAAGGATGTGGAGACGATTTTGGCCGATTTGCAGCTGGCAGATTCTTTCTTTGGCTTGGAGACTGGGATTGAGGCGCATATTTTAGAGGATGATGACAGTGGTCGGAGTTATTTAAAAGGTGCTTTTCTAGCGACAGGAACAGTGCGTGACCCCGACTCGGGAAAATATCAGCTGGAGATTTTCTCCGTTTACCAAGACCATGCGGAGGATTTAGCCTCCCTCATGCAAAAGTTCATGCTTGACGCCAAGGTCATTGCCCACAAAAGCGGGGCTGTGACTTATCTTCAAAAAGCTGAGGACATTATGGATTTTTTCTTGGTAGTTGGCGCCCTTAAGGCAAAGGAATCTTTTGAGGAAGTCAAGATTTTACGGGAAACACGAAATGACCTCAACCGTGCCAATAACGCCGAGACCGCCAATATCGCTAGAACGGTGACAGCTAGTATGAAAACCATCAACAATATCATCAAAATCATGGATACGATTGGTTTTGACAGCTTGCCTAGTGATTTGCGTCAAGTCGCACAAGTGCGGGTGGCGCATCCAGATTACTCCATCCAGCAGATTGCAGATAGCTTAGACATAGCGATTACCAAGAGTGGTGTCAATCATCGCTTGCGCAAAATCAATAAAATTGCAGAAGAATTGTAG
- a CDS encoding YvcK family protein has translation MRKPKITVIGGGTGIPVILNSLRLEDADITAVVTVADDGGSSGKLRGSMRLTPPGDLRNVLVAMSDMPRFYEKIFQYRFADGDGDFAGHPLGNLIIAGISEMQGSTYNAMQILTKFFHISGKIYPSSEQPLTLHAIFQDGHEVVGESRIADYQGMIDHVFVTNTYNNERPKASRKVVKAIMESDMIVLGPGSLFTSILPNLVIPEIKEALLATPAEVAYVCNIMTQRGETEHFTDANHVEVLNRHLGRDVIDTVLVNIEKVPEAYMVSNSFDEYLVQVDHDFAGLQKQAKRIISSNFLRLEKGGAFHHGDLVVEELMSLVGKKL, from the coding sequence ATGAGAAAACCCAAAATTACAGTGATTGGTGGAGGAACTGGTATTCCTGTTATCTTGAACAGTCTGCGTTTAGAGGATGCGGACATTACAGCAGTGGTGACAGTTGCTGACGATGGTGGCTCTTCTGGTAAATTACGAGGTAGCATGCGCCTGACTCCACCAGGTGATTTGCGCAATGTGCTTGTTGCTATGAGTGATATGCCACGTTTCTATGAAAAGATTTTTCAATACCGCTTTGCAGATGGAGATGGTGATTTTGCTGGGCACCCACTTGGAAATCTCATCATTGCTGGCATTTCAGAGATGCAGGGGTCTACTTATAACGCCATGCAGATTTTGACTAAATTTTTCCACATTTCAGGAAAGATCTATCCTTCAAGTGAGCAACCTTTGACGCTTCACGCTATTTTCCAAGATGGGCATGAGGTGGTTGGCGAGAGTCGCATTGCTGATTATCAAGGTATGATTGACCATGTTTTTGTCACCAATACCTACAATAACGAGCGTCCTAAAGCCAGCCGTAAGGTGGTAAAAGCCATCATGGAAAGTGATATGATTGTCCTTGGACCAGGGTCGCTATTTACGTCTATTTTACCCAATCTTGTCATCCCAGAAATCAAGGAAGCGCTTCTTGCAACACCTGCTGAGGTGGCTTATGTTTGTAATATCATGACCCAAAGAGGTGAGACAGAGCATTTCACAGATGCTAATCACGTCGAAGTGCTCAATCGTCATTTGGGACGTGATGTGATTGATACTGTTTTAGTTAATATCGAAAAAGTACCAGAGGCCTACATGGTCTCAAACAGTTTTGATGAGTACTTGGTTCAGGTAGACCATGACTTTGCTGGGCTTCAAAAACAGGCAAAGCGTATTATCTCCTCTAACTTCTTACGGTTAGAAAAGGGCGGTGCCTTTCACCACGGGGACTTGGTGGTTGAAGAATTGATGAGTTTGGTAGGGAAAAAGCTATGA
- the rapZ gene encoding RNase adapter RapZ: MTKPIELVIVTGMSGAGKTVAIQSFEDLGYFTIDNMPPTLLPKFIKLVEQSGETNKVALVVDMRSRLFFNEINAILDKIETNERVKVKILFLDATDGELVSRYKETRRSHPLASDGRVLDGITLERELLAPLKSLSQNVVDTTELTPRQLRQVLSEQFSSDDNKSSFRIEVVSFGFKYGLPLDADLVFDVRFLPNPYYKPELRDKTGLDKDVYDYVMGFEESESFYQHLLDLIEPILPGYQKEGKAILTIAVGCTGGQHRSTAFAHRLAEDLKANWSVNESHRDKDRRKETVNRS; the protein is encoded by the coding sequence ATGACAAAACCAATTGAGTTAGTGATTGTGACAGGAATGAGTGGTGCTGGGAAAACCGTTGCCATCCAGTCCTTTGAAGATTTAGGTTATTTTACCATTGACAATATGCCACCGACCTTGTTGCCAAAATTTATCAAGCTGGTTGAGCAGTCGGGTGAAACAAACAAGGTAGCTTTGGTTGTGGACATGCGTAGTCGCCTTTTTTTCAATGAAATCAATGCGATTTTGGACAAGATTGAGACCAATGAGCGTGTCAAGGTTAAGATTCTCTTTTTGGATGCGACTGATGGCGAGCTGGTGTCACGCTACAAAGAGACCAGACGTAGTCACCCATTGGCTTCAGACGGGCGTGTTCTTGATGGCATTACTTTAGAGCGTGAATTGCTAGCGCCACTAAAAAGTCTAAGTCAAAATGTGGTGGACACGACAGAGCTGACGCCACGTCAATTGCGCCAAGTCTTGTCAGAGCAGTTTTCATCGGATGACAATAAAAGTTCTTTCCGCATTGAAGTGGTGAGCTTTGGCTTCAAGTATGGCTTGCCGCTGGATGCTGACTTGGTTTTTGATGTGCGTTTTCTGCCAAATCCTTACTATAAGCCAGAACTAAGAGATAAAACGGGATTGGACAAAGATGTTTATGATTATGTCATGGGCTTTGAAGAGTCAGAAAGCTTTTATCAGCACCTTCTTGATTTGATTGAGCCGATTTTACCGGGATATCAAAAGGAAGGAAAGGCTATTTTGACTATTGCTGTGGGCTGCACAGGTGGTCAGCACCGAAGTACAGCCTTTGCCCATCGTTTAGCAGAAGATTTAAAAGCCAACTGGTCTGTGAATGAAAGTCATCGTGACAAAGACCGTAGGAAGGAGACGGTAAACCGTTCATGA
- a CDS encoding DUF1003 domain-containing protein: protein MSNNAIYQDAITGDDFSKDQGVFLKDLERPLINLIQEDHPNLSSDAFISNETLANYRLRYLNAIIDNANTKNDNIRELVVNVSKNQLSDKMDVGEQWDAKVTFGQKIADAVARFGGSWTFIICFVLLMIIWMALNVIKPFGIVFDAYPFILLNLALSTIAAIQAPLIMMSQNRASDYDRLQARNDFLVNQKSEEEIRLLHEKLDHLVQQDQSDLLAIQKLQTEMLLSMTEQLDDLQKRNQELLTRLELLERKDDENDKTN from the coding sequence GTGAGTAATAATGCAATCTATCAAGATGCAATAACAGGTGACGACTTCTCAAAAGACCAAGGTGTTTTTTTGAAAGATTTAGAGCGTCCCTTAATCAACTTAATTCAAGAAGACCACCCCAATCTAAGCTCAGATGCTTTTATCAGTAATGAGACCTTAGCCAACTATCGCTTGCGCTACCTAAATGCTATTATTGACAATGCCAACACTAAAAATGATAATATCCGTGAGTTAGTGGTCAATGTCAGTAAAAACCAGCTTTCAGACAAGATGGACGTCGGTGAGCAGTGGGATGCTAAGGTGACCTTTGGTCAAAAAATCGCAGACGCTGTGGCTCGCTTTGGTGGTTCTTGGACCTTTATCATCTGCTTTGTGCTCTTGATGATTATCTGGATGGCGTTAAATGTTATCAAACCGTTTGGCATTGTTTTTGATGCTTATCCCTTTATTTTGTTGAACTTAGCTTTATCTACCATTGCAGCGATTCAAGCGCCTTTGATTATGATGAGTCAAAACCGTGCTTCAGACTATGACCGCCTGCAAGCTCGAAATGACTTTTTGGTCAATCAAAAATCTGAAGAAGAAATCAGGCTTTTACATGAAAAGCTTGACCATTTGGTGCAGCAAGACCAGTCAGATTTATTGGCTATTCAAAAATTACAAACCGAAATGCTTTTGTCAATGACAGAGCAGTTGGATGATTTGCAAAAGAGAAATCAAGAGCTCTTAACTCGCTTAGAGCTGCTTGAGAGAAAGGATGATGAAAATGACAAAACCAATTGA
- a CDS encoding RidA family protein → MVKTIQTDQAPKAIGPYVQGKVVGDFLFASGQVPLSPETGEIVGETIEEQTKQVLTNIKAILAKAGADFDKVVKTTCFLSDINDFAAFNAVYETAFSETFPARSCVEVARLPKDVKVEIEVIAYLAD, encoded by the coding sequence ATGGTAAAAACAATTCAAACTGACCAAGCACCAAAGGCTATCGGACCTTACGTTCAAGGAAAAGTTGTCGGCGATTTCTTATTTGCAAGTGGACAAGTTCCTCTCTCACCAGAGACAGGTGAAATTGTCGGCGAGACAATTGAGGAGCAAACAAAGCAAGTGCTCACAAACATCAAAGCGATTTTAGCAAAAGCTGGTGCTGATTTTGATAAAGTGGTTAAGACAACTTGTTTCCTAAGTGATATCAATGACTTTGCAGCTTTTAATGCGGTCTATGAGACAGCTTTTAGTGAAACTTTTCCAGCACGTTCTTGTGTAGAAGTGGCACGTCTTCCTAAGGACGTCAAGGTAGAAATCGAAGTCATTGCTTATCTAGCGGACTAA
- the ileS gene encoding isoleucine--tRNA ligase: MKLKDTLNLGKTAFPMRAGLPNKEPKWQAEWEKAEIYKKRQELNEGKPSFNLHDGPPYANGNIHVGHAMNKISKDIIVRSKSMSGFRAPYVPGWDTHGLPIEQVLAKQGVKRKEMDIVDYLKLCRDYALTQVDKQREDFKRLGVSADWENPYITLVPAYEAAQIRVFGAMADKGYIYRGAKPVYWSWSSESALAEAEIEYHDIDSTSLYYANKVKDGKGILDEDTYIVVWTTTPFTVTASRGLTVGPDMDYVVVKPKGSDRKYLVAEGLLDSLSEKFGWDNPEVISRHKGAELEMIVTEHPWDSEVDELVILGDHVTLDSGTGIVHTAPGFGEDDYNVGIKYGLEVAVTVNEHGLMMENAGSDFEGQFYDKVTPLVQEKLGDLLLASEVINHSYPFDWRTKKPIIWRAVPQWFASVSKFRQDILDEIEKTSFNPAWGQKRLYNMIRDRGDWVISRQRAWGVPLPIFYAEDGTAIMTKEVTDHVADLFEEHGSIIWWEREAKELLPEGFTHPGSPNGLFTKETDIMDVWFDSGSSWNGVMNAREELSYPADLYLEGSDQYRGWFNSSLITSVAVNGHAPYKAILSQGFTLDGKGEKMSKSLGNTILPSDVEKQFGAEILRLWVTSVDTSNDVRISMDILKQTSETYRKIRNTLRFLIANTSDFKPECDTVAYEDLRPVDKYMTIKFNQLVKTIRDAYEAYDFMGIYKAVINFITVDLSAFYLDFAKDVVYIEAANSLERRQMQTVFYDILVKLTKLLTPILPHTAEEIWSYLEHEAEEFVQLAELPNYQNFAGQEAILEEWEAFMTFRTQAQKALEEARNAKVIGKSLEAHLTVYASEEIKMLLSALDSDIAQLLIVSELTITDEAAPSDAISFDDVAFSVAHASGEVCDRCRRVDETVKARSYKATICDHCAEIVEANFAEALQEGFE, translated from the coding sequence ATGAAACTTAAAGATACCCTCAATCTTGGAAAAACAGCTTTTCCGATGCGTGCTGGGCTTCCTAACAAAGAACCAAAATGGCAAGCCGAATGGGAAAAAGCAGAGATTTATAAAAAACGTCAAGAACTAAACGAAGGCAAACCTTCTTTCAACCTTCACGATGGACCTCCCTATGCTAATGGAAATATCCACGTTGGGCATGCCATGAACAAAATCTCAAAAGACATCATCGTACGTTCCAAATCTATGTCTGGTTTTCGTGCACCTTATGTGCCTGGTTGGGACACACATGGTTTGCCAATCGAGCAAGTTCTTGCCAAACAAGGTGTCAAGCGTAAAGAGATGGACATCGTTGACTATCTCAAGCTCTGTCGTGACTACGCTTTGACACAGGTTGATAAACAACGTGAAGACTTCAAGCGTCTAGGTGTTTCAGCAGATTGGGAAAATCCATACATCACACTTGTGCCAGCTTATGAAGCTGCACAAATCCGTGTTTTTGGAGCAATGGCAGACAAGGGTTATATCTACCGTGGGGCAAAACCCGTTTACTGGTCATGGTCATCTGAGTCAGCTCTTGCCGAAGCTGAGATTGAGTATCATGATATCGACTCAACTTCTCTCTACTACGCCAACAAAGTCAAGGATGGTAAAGGCATCCTTGATGAGGATACTTACATTGTTGTCTGGACGACAACTCCATTTACCGTTACCGCTTCACGTGGTTTGACAGTAGGACCTGATATGGATTATGTTGTCGTGAAACCAAAAGGCAGCGATCGTAAATACCTTGTTGCTGAAGGGCTTCTTGACAGTCTTAGTGAGAAATTTGGTTGGGACAATCCAGAAGTTATCTCTCGTCATAAAGGTGCTGAGCTTGAGATGATCGTCACAGAGCACCCATGGGATAGCGAAGTAGACGAGCTTGTTATCCTTGGTGACCACGTAACACTAGACTCTGGTACAGGTATCGTCCACACCGCTCCAGGTTTTGGTGAGGATGACTACAATGTCGGTATCAAATACGGTCTTGAAGTTGCTGTTACGGTCAATGAGCATGGTCTCATGATGGAAAACGCTGGTAGCGACTTTGAAGGACAATTTTACGACAAGGTAACACCACTAGTTCAAGAAAAACTAGGTGATTTACTGCTTGCTAGCGAAGTCATCAACCACTCATACCCATTTGACTGGCGTACTAAAAAACCAATCATCTGGCGTGCTGTTCCACAATGGTTTGCTTCTGTTTCTAAATTCCGCCAAGACATTTTGGATGAGATTGAAAAGACAAGCTTTAATCCAGCATGGGGACAAAAACGTCTCTACAACATGATTCGTGACCGTGGCGACTGGGTTATCTCACGTCAACGTGCTTGGGGTGTGCCACTTCCTATCTTCTATGCTGAAGATGGCACAGCTATTATGACTAAAGAAGTGACAGACCATGTCGCAGACCTCTTTGAAGAACATGGCTCAATCATCTGGTGGGAACGTGAAGCAAAAGAACTCTTGCCAGAAGGCTTCACGCATCCAGGTTCACCAAACGGTCTCTTTACCAAAGAGACAGATATCATGGACGTTTGGTTTGACTCAGGATCTTCTTGGAATGGTGTCATGAATGCTCGTGAGGAACTTTCTTACCCAGCAGATCTCTATCTGGAAGGAAGCGACCAATACCGTGGCTGGTTTAACTCATCACTGATTACTTCTGTCGCTGTCAACGGTCATGCCCCTTACAAGGCTATCTTGTCTCAAGGGTTCACGCTTGATGGTAAAGGTGAGAAAATGTCTAAGTCACTAGGCAATACGATTTTACCAAGTGATGTAGAAAAACAATTTGGTGCTGAAATTCTACGTCTCTGGGTGACAAGTGTGGATACAAGTAATGACGTGCGTATCTCTATGGACATCCTCAAGCAAACCTCTGAAACCTACCGTAAAATCAGAAATACCCTTCGCTTCTTGATTGCAAATACTTCTGATTTCAAACCTGAGTGTGATACGGTAGCTTACGAAGACCTTCGTCCTGTTGATAAATACATGACCATCAAATTTAACCAGTTGGTTAAAACAATTCGTGACGCTTATGAAGCTTATGACTTTATGGGCATTTACAAAGCAGTCATCAACTTTATCACGGTTGACTTGTCTGCCTTCTATCTTGATTTTGCCAAAGATGTCGTCTATATTGAAGCTGCAAACAGTTTAGAGCGCCGTCAAATGCAAACAGTCTTTTATGACATCCTTGTCAAATTGACAAAATTATTAACACCAATCCTCCCACACACTGCTGAGGAAATTTGGTCTTACCTTGAGCATGAAGCAGAAGAGTTTGTACAATTAGCCGAGTTGCCAAATTATCAAAACTTTGCTGGTCAAGAAGCTATTTTAGAAGAATGGGAAGCCTTCATGACCTTCCGTACGCAAGCTCAAAAAGCTTTAGAAGAAGCTCGCAATGCTAAAGTCATCGGAAAATCTCTAGAAGCTCATCTCACTGTTTATGCTTCTGAAGAAATCAAAATGCTTCTCTCTGCTCTTGATAGCGATATTGCACAACTGTTGATTGTGTCAGAATTGACCATCACAGACGAGGCTGCACCAAGCGATGCTATCAGCTTTGATGATGTTGCCTTTAGCGTAGCGCACGCTTCTGGTGAGGTGTGTGACCGTTGCCGTCGTGTGGACGAAACAGTCAAAGCACGCTCTTACAAGGCCACTATCTGTGACCACTGTGCAGAGATTGTCGAAGCTAACTTTGCAGAAGCTCTTCAAGAAGGTTTTGAATAA
- a CDS encoding DivIVA domain-containing protein, translating into MVLTALDIKDKTFKSGFRGYNEEEVDEFLDIIVDDYESLIRQNRDLEEKVKTLEEKVAYFDEMKESLSQSVILAQETAEKVKTSANDEASNLLAHANIESQQLLDEAKIKANQIIRDASDDAKRVAVETEDLKRQARVFHQRLVASIEGQLSLANSPDWDELLKPTAVYVQDSDETFKEVVEKVLDEHLPATSEAATFDVTRQFTPEEMDELQRRVEESNKMVDELESAKQKMESTSEPESISPADMLAQSSEEDSLNETQTFKLNISE; encoded by the coding sequence ATGGTGCTGACTGCATTAGACATTAAGGACAAGACATTTAAGAGTGGCTTTCGTGGCTACAATGAAGAAGAAGTAGATGAGTTTTTGGATATTATCGTTGATGATTATGAAAGTCTCATTCGTCAAAACCGTGACTTGGAAGAAAAGGTTAAAACCTTAGAAGAAAAAGTAGCGTATTTTGATGAAATGAAAGAGTCACTTAGTCAGTCTGTTATTCTTGCTCAAGAAACAGCTGAAAAGGTTAAAACATCAGCTAATGACGAAGCAAGTAATCTCTTAGCACACGCTAATATTGAATCACAACAACTTTTAGATGAAGCTAAAATCAAAGCAAACCAAATCATTCGTGATGCTTCAGATGATGCCAAACGTGTGGCTGTTGAGACAGAAGATTTGAAACGCCAAGCTCGTGTCTTCCATCAACGTTTGGTGGCTTCTATTGAAGGACAATTGAGCCTTGCTAATTCACCTGATTGGGATGAATTGTTGAAACCAACAGCTGTCTATGTGCAAGATTCTGATGAAACCTTCAAAGAAGTTGTGGAAAAAGTTTTAGACGAGCACTTGCCAGCAACAAGTGAGGCAGCAACTTTTGATGTGACACGTCAATTCACACCAGAAGAAATGGATGAATTGCAACGTCGTGTTGAAGAAAGCAATAAAATGGTTGATGAGTTAGAGTCTGCTAAGCAAAAAATGGAATCAACTTCAGAACCAGAGTCTATCTCTCCAGCAGATATGTTGGCACAATCAAGTGAAGAAGACTCATTAAACGAAACCCAAACATTCAAATTGAATATCAGCGAATAA
- a CDS encoding RNA-binding protein, translating to MVSKAVLQHFHKDEFVFVEKMTDIINCVEDTYTIFVTDFLNPRELAIVESLVANHNLFFYSSNDYFDTEYGKAIIAPDYYQFDEADFELSLLEIHYNSKFNHLTHAQILGAFLNQLGIERHLIGDIRLNNEKAQLFLTSTMADQAIQQMTKIGRAGVALEEIPFSRLMKRQEEVTSLFLQVSSLRLDKILASSFKLSRLQAVKLIEAGKVKVNYRTVEKTSEQLELGDMVSVRGFGRIRLVDEQGFTKSGKHKLTIEKLKHK from the coding sequence ATGGTTTCTAAAGCCGTTTTACAGCATTTTCACAAAGATGAGTTTGTCTTTGTGGAAAAGATGACGGACATCATCAACTGTGTCGAAGACACTTACACCATCTTTGTAACCGACTTTTTAAATCCTAGAGAACTAGCGATAGTTGAGAGCTTAGTTGCTAATCACAATCTTTTCTTCTACTCGTCCAATGATTACTTTGATACCGAGTATGGAAAAGCAATCATTGCTCCTGACTATTATCAGTTTGATGAAGCGGATTTTGAACTTTCTCTTTTAGAAATTCACTACAATAGTAAGTTCAATCATCTCACACATGCGCAGATTTTAGGAGCTTTTCTCAACCAACTAGGCATTGAACGCCATTTGATTGGTGATATTCGCCTAAATAACGAGAAAGCACAGCTGTTTTTAACAAGCACCATGGCAGACCAAGCCATACAGCAGATGACCAAGATTGGACGAGCTGGCGTGGCGCTAGAGGAGATTCCCTTTAGTCGATTGATGAAACGTCAAGAAGAAGTCACAAGCCTTTTTCTTCAGGTGTCTAGCCTTAGGTTAGATAAGATTTTAGCTAGTAGTTTTAAACTGTCACGCCTTCAAGCCGTTAAACTCATTGAGGCTGGGAAAGTAAAGGTCAACTATAGGACTGTTGAAAAGACATCTGAACAGCTAGAGCTGGGTGATATGGTGAGTGTTCGTGGCTTTGGGCGCATTAGGCTAGTCGATGAACAAGGGTTTACAAAATCTGGCAAGCATAAACTGACTATTGAAAAGTTAAAGCATAAATAG
- a CDS encoding YggT family protein, translating into MLLIIDILLRVIQVYSYLLLVYALLSWFPGAYNSGLGRLIAYFVEPVIQPFRRFHLQIGGLDFTIWAVMIALNVLSGLLLRLVGLVL; encoded by the coding sequence TTGCTGTTAATTATTGATATTTTATTGAGAGTCATTCAAGTTTATTCTTATCTTTTACTTGTTTATGCTTTATTATCATGGTTTCCTGGAGCCTATAACAGCGGACTTGGTCGTTTAATTGCCTATTTTGTAGAGCCAGTCATTCAACCTTTTAGACGTTTTCACTTACAGATTGGTGGTTTGGATTTTACCATATGGGCAGTGATGATTGCTCTTAACGTACTGAGCGGGCTTTTGTTGAGACTAGTAGGGTTGGTTCTCTAA
- a CDS encoding cell division protein SepF: MAFRDRIDKLVAYFDTDDVTDVEETVESSHQVEEKPVQTQKEPRVTPQVAPSQERVRQTQVQSRQTRQQRPERTQSHQSSQPSATQRRESTMAGYHNTQQQYSGSQPAPQLTISLKYPKQYDDAQDIVDLLNKDVCVLIDFQYMLDAQARRCLDFIDGASKVLGGSLQKVGSSIYLLAPAIVSVNLEEAIHAIPQEANFDFDMKRR, translated from the coding sequence ATGGCGTTTAGAGATCGCATTGATAAGCTTGTTGCTTATTTTGATACAGATGATGTGACAGATGTTGAAGAAACTGTTGAATCATCTCATCAAGTAGAAGAAAAACCAGTTCAAACTCAAAAAGAACCAAGGGTTACTCCACAAGTAGCTCCTAGTCAAGAAAGAGTGAGACAAACTCAGGTACAAAGCCGTCAAACACGTCAGCAAAGACCAGAGCGCACGCAGTCTCACCAGTCTAGTCAACCAAGTGCAACACAGCGTAGAGAGTCAACTATGGCAGGTTATCACAATACACAACAGCAATATAGTGGCAGCCAGCCAGCTCCACAATTGACTATCTCACTAAAATATCCAAAGCAATACGATGATGCACAAGATATTGTTGATTTGCTAAACAAAGATGTTTGTGTGTTGATTGATTTTCAATACATGTTGGACGCACAAGCAAGACGTTGTTTAGATTTTATTGATGGAGCAAGTAAAGTTCTTGGAGGGTCTCTCCAAAAAGTAGGAAGTTCTATTTATCTATTAGCTCCTGCGATTGTTTCTGTTAATCTTGAAGAGGCTATTCATGCCATTCCTCAAGAAGCAAATTTTGATTTTGATATGAAGAGACGTTGA